From Verrucomicrobiia bacterium, the proteins below share one genomic window:
- a CDS encoding tetratricopeptide repeat protein — MPAPSLILTFLLVACFSIATSLEPRWQTLSKRTSSDSDSLFKLVLGDASRMFANHFFVKADVYFHSGYYPSIFQQGYQHSENTEHLKDDHDEAHETREEHEREEKSMSFLGTPTDWIDRFGRHFYSTKHTHLDKPGEAREILPWLKLSAELNPNRIDTYTVAAYWLRERLGKPDEAEEFLREGLRANPTSYEILFELGKLYNENKHDPTVAINLWEMALRRWTEQDDAGLETDEHVYEQILANLANVEETQGNLRAALEYLDMELVVSPLPASIQAHIDDLQKKLAAPGPAK; from the coding sequence ATGCCGGCGCCGAGTCTCATCCTGACGTTTTTGCTGGTGGCCTGTTTCAGCATCGCCACGTCGCTTGAACCGCGCTGGCAGACTTTGAGCAAGCGGACGAGTTCGGACTCGGACAGTTTATTCAAACTGGTTTTGGGCGATGCGAGCCGGATGTTTGCGAACCATTTTTTCGTCAAGGCCGATGTCTATTTTCACAGCGGCTATTATCCATCCATTTTTCAACAGGGCTATCAACACTCTGAGAACACGGAGCATTTGAAGGACGACCACGACGAAGCGCACGAGACCCGGGAAGAGCATGAGCGCGAGGAAAAATCCATGAGCTTTCTTGGGACGCCGACGGATTGGATTGACCGTTTTGGCCGCCATTTTTATTCCACTAAACATACTCATCTCGACAAGCCCGGCGAAGCACGGGAAATCCTGCCGTGGCTGAAGCTTTCGGCGGAACTGAATCCAAATCGGATTGACACCTACACCGTCGCCGCTTATTGGCTGCGCGAACGGCTGGGCAAGCCGGATGAGGCGGAGGAATTTTTACGCGAAGGATTGCGCGCCAATCCCACGAGCTACGAAATACTTTTTGAGTTGGGCAAACTCTATAACGAGAACAAGCATGATCCCACTGTGGCAATTAATTTGTGGGAGATGGCTTTGCGCCGCTGGACCGAACAGGACGATGCGGGATTGGAAACCGATGAGCACGTCTATGAACAGATTCTTGCGAACCTGGCGAACGTCGAAGAAACGCAGGGGAATTTGCGCGCCGCGCTGGAATACCTCGACATGGAGTTGGTTGTTTCGCCTTTGCCTGCGAGCATTCAGGCACATATAGATGATTTGCAGAAAAAGCTTGCCGCGCCTGGGCCGGCGAAATGA
- a CDS encoding ABC transporter permease: protein MNAIFALARIVVKELYRRKDFYVLFIMTVLITLLMASANLFNDDKIVGYLKEICLLLIWISALVMAVGTAARQIPAERENRTIFPLLAKPVTRWQVIVGKFLGTWLACGISLIVFYLFLQVVSASREHEWRVLAYFQAMWMQWMFLAIVISMVLLGSIIFAAPSSNATICIVVVLGIQYIGQYLAKIAIQQAEPMRTILYFTYFVIPHLEWFYLHDSIVFPKNGLADWGAVAEASIYAMFYTGAFLVATWVCFRRKPLSQ, encoded by the coding sequence ATGAACGCCATTTTCGCGCTCGCCCGGATCGTCGTCAAAGAGCTTTACCGGCGCAAAGATTTTTACGTGCTCTTCATCATGACGGTGTTGATCACGTTGCTGATGGCATCGGCGAATCTTTTCAATGACGATAAAATCGTCGGTTATCTCAAGGAGATCTGTTTGCTGTTGATTTGGATTTCCGCGCTGGTGATGGCGGTGGGAACGGCGGCGCGGCAGATACCTGCTGAACGCGAAAACCGGACCATCTTTCCATTGCTCGCGAAGCCCGTGACACGCTGGCAGGTCATCGTGGGAAAATTTCTAGGCACCTGGCTCGCGTGCGGCATTTCGCTCATCGTATTTTATTTATTTCTGCAAGTGGTCAGCGCCTCGCGGGAGCATGAATGGCGGGTGCTGGCTTATTTCCAGGCGATGTGGATGCAGTGGATGTTTCTTGCAATCGTGATCTCAATGGTGCTGCTGGGTTCGATTATTTTCGCCGCGCCTTCTTCCAACGCCACCATCTGCATCGTGGTGGTTTTGGGAATTCAATATATCGGACAATATTTGGCCAAGATAGCGATCCAACAGGCGGAGCCCATGCGAACGATATTGTATTTTACCTATTTTGTGATTCCGCATCTGGAATGGTTTTATCTGCACGATTCGATTGTGTTTCCGAAAAACGGCCTCGCCGATTGGGGCGCAGTAGCGGAGGCTTCAATATATGCGATGTTCTATACGGGCGCTTTTCTGGTGGCGACGTGGGTGTGTTTCCGCCGCAAGCCGCTCAGCCAATAA
- a CDS encoding ABC transporter ATP-binding protein, with amino-acid sequence MNPIVEIKNLRVEYRSRAIGQATKVAVDDLNLDVRPGEVFGFLGPNGAGKTTTMNVLLGFVNATSGSAKLFDVDVRQPIARQRIGYLPELTYYYKFLTAEELLRFYAQVFGMKRKETDARIEELLKLVELQDVRKRPIKSYSKGMQQRVGLAQALINNPDLLILDEPTSGLDPIGRMKVREIIQRLKQEGKTVLFSSHELGEVETVCDRVAILHQGKLRVAGRVADLMREYQANLEQIFLRIIGYQPVTV; translated from the coding sequence ATGAATCCAATCGTTGAGATAAAAAATTTGCGAGTGGAATACCGCAGCCGCGCGATCGGGCAAGCCACCAAGGTGGCGGTGGATGATTTGAACCTGGACGTCCGACCGGGCGAAGTTTTTGGTTTTCTCGGGCCCAATGGCGCGGGCAAAACCACCACAATGAATGTCCTGCTCGGCTTCGTGAACGCCACGAGCGGCTCGGCAAAATTATTTGACGTGGACGTGCGCCAGCCGATCGCCCGGCAGCGCATCGGGTATCTGCCGGAGTTGACGTATTACTATAAATTTTTGACCGCGGAGGAATTGCTGCGGTTTTACGCGCAGGTTTTCGGCATGAAGCGCAAGGAGACGGATGCGCGCATCGAAGAGTTGCTCAAGCTGGTCGAGCTTCAGGACGTGCGCAAGCGCCCGATCAAAAGTTATTCCAAAGGCATGCAGCAACGGGTCGGTTTGGCCCAGGCGCTGATCAACAATCCCGACTTGCTCATTCTCGATGAACCGACGAGTGGACTGGATCCCATCGGCCGCATGAAAGTGCGGGAAATCATTCAGCGGTTGAAACAAGAGGGAAAGACGGTGTTGTTTTCGTCGCACGAATTGGGCGAGGTGGAGACGGTTTGCGATCGCGTGGCCATTCTGCATCAGGGCAAGCTGCGCGTGGCGGGGCGGGTGGCTGACCTGATGCGCGAATACCAAGCCAATCTCGAACAGATTTTTCTGCGCATCATCGGCTATCAGCCGGTAACCGTATGA
- a CDS encoding prepilin-type N-terminal cleavage/methylation domain-containing protein translates to MKVSQSTKRGFTLIEIMIVVAIIGLLAAIAIPNFVHARSISQQNACINNLRQIDGAKQQWALETKAAADALPVDSNIQPYMGRGAGGSLPVCPLDSQNTFDTSYNPQIISIPPTCLISSSNHVLN, encoded by the coding sequence ATGAAAGTCAGCCAATCCACAAAACGGGGCTTCACACTGATTGAAATCATGATCGTCGTCGCCATCATCGGTCTGTTGGCAGCCATCGCGATTCCTAACTTTGTCCACGCTCGCTCCATCTCGCAGCAAAACGCCTGCATCAACAACCTCCGCCAGATTGACGGCGCGAAACAACAATGGGCTTTGGAAACCAAGGCGGCGGCTGACGCCCTCCCGGTGGACAGTAACATTCAGCCCTACATGGGCCGCGGCGCTGGCGGCAGTCTCCCGGTCTGCCCGCTCGACTCGCAAAACACCTTCGACACCAGCTACAATCCGCAGATCATCTCCATTCCTCCGACCTGCCTGATCAGCTCCAGCAACCACGTGTTGAACTAA
- a CDS encoding GDP-L-fucose synthase yields the protein MAKNARIFVAGHRGLVGSAITRRLEQLGFTNVLTRTRAQLDLLNSDAVREFYRHEKPEYVFVAAAKVGGILANSTQPVAFLYENLLIQNHLIHGAYESGVRKLLFLGSSCIYPKLAPQPLKEEYLLTGPLEPSNECYALAKITGIKLCEALRRQFSADFISVMPTNLYGPRDNYDAQTSHVLPALIRKFHEAKVARAATVTCWGTGSPLREFLHADDLAHACVFLMENYSDSKIINVGSSQEISIHDLANLVKKITGYTGEIMWDKTKPDGTPRKLMDSSRITALGWKPSIDLASGIALACEDFQKNYA from the coding sequence ATCGCAAAAAATGCCCGCATCTTCGTCGCCGGACATCGGGGTCTCGTCGGCAGCGCGATCACGCGGCGGCTCGAACAACTTGGCTTTACCAATGTCCTCACGCGCACCCGCGCCCAACTCGACTTGCTGAACTCGGACGCGGTGCGCGAATTTTATCGCCATGAAAAACCCGAATATGTGTTCGTGGCCGCGGCCAAAGTGGGCGGCATCCTCGCCAACAGCACCCAGCCCGTCGCCTTCCTTTACGAAAATCTGCTGATCCAAAATCATCTCATCCACGGCGCCTACGAAAGCGGCGTGCGCAAACTGCTTTTTCTCGGCAGCTCCTGTATCTATCCCAAGCTGGCGCCGCAGCCGTTAAAAGAAGAGTATCTCCTCACCGGGCCGCTCGAACCCAGCAACGAATGTTACGCTCTCGCCAAAATCACCGGCATCAAACTTTGCGAAGCCTTGCGCCGCCAATTCTCCGCCGATTTTATTTCGGTCATGCCCACCAATCTTTATGGGCCAAGGGACAATTATGATGCCCAGACTTCACACGTGCTCCCCGCGCTCATTCGAAAATTTCACGAGGCCAAAGTTGCCCGCGCCGCCACCGTGACTTGCTGGGGAACCGGCTCGCCCCTGCGCGAATTTCTCCACGCCGATGATCTCGCCCACGCGTGCGTGTTTCTCATGGAGAATTATAGCGACTCCAAAATAATCAACGTCGGTTCCAGCCAGGAAATCTCCATTCATGACCTCGCGAACCTGGTGAAAAAAATCACCGGTTACACTGGCGAAATCATGTGGGACAAAACGAAGCCCGATGGCACGCCCCGCAAGCTGATGGACAGCAGCCGCATTACCGCGCTCGGTTGGAAACCTTCGATTGACCTCGCCAGCGGCATTGCGCTCGCCTGCGAGGATTTTCAGAAAAATTACGCGTGA
- a CDS encoding GDSL-type esterase/lipase family protein, whose amino-acid sequence MRLKLMLVLSGMLAAVSVMAASEEAKPADPYFAPYHPEKAPAPMKHYLHVRDRLAICGDSITEQRKYSRIMETYLTVCVPELNVDVRQYGWSGEKAPGFLSRMTNDCLRFSPTIATTCYGMNDHEYTGYEDRIGQTYRSNSLAIDESFKAHGVRVVEGSAGCVGKKPAWKNDTNFTTEDLNLNLCILRNIGLELARQEKIGFADVFWPMLVEGHLTVEKYGTNYALSGKDGVHPDWAGHVVMAYAFLHEFGLDGEIGTFTVDMTSKRAKVSPGHELLSSKPGEWEIKSHRYPFCIGDGDPAQDNNIRSGTMLVPFNQELNRLTLIVKHAHGKKYRVTWGEESKHFTGEQLSKGINLAAEFGKNPFSDAFNKVDQAVADKQAFETKEIKQMFHGPEGKEDMDGTAKRGEDERTPLVAAVKAAFVPVTHTIKITEE is encoded by the coding sequence ATGCGCTTAAAATTGATGTTGGTTTTGTCGGGCATGCTGGCGGCGGTTTCAGTGATGGCGGCTTCTGAGGAAGCAAAACCGGCGGACCCTTATTTCGCCCCGTATCACCCGGAGAAAGCGCCGGCGCCGATGAAACATTATTTGCATGTGCGGGACCGGCTGGCCATCTGCGGCGATTCGATCACGGAGCAGCGGAAATATTCGCGCATCATGGAAACGTATTTGACCGTGTGCGTGCCGGAATTGAACGTGGACGTGCGGCAATACGGCTGGAGCGGCGAGAAGGCGCCGGGTTTTCTTTCGCGCATGACAAATGACTGCCTGCGTTTCAGTCCGACCATTGCCACGACCTGTTATGGGATGAACGACCACGAATATACCGGCTACGAAGATCGCATCGGCCAGACCTACCGGTCGAATTCACTGGCGATTGATGAATCGTTCAAGGCACATGGTGTGCGCGTGGTTGAAGGCTCGGCGGGTTGCGTGGGGAAAAAGCCCGCGTGGAAGAATGACACCAACTTTACCACGGAAGATTTGAATTTGAACTTGTGCATCTTGAGAAATATCGGGTTGGAACTGGCGCGGCAGGAAAAGATCGGTTTCGCCGACGTGTTTTGGCCGATGCTGGTTGAAGGACATTTGACGGTTGAGAAATATGGGACGAATTACGCCCTCTCGGGCAAGGACGGCGTGCATCCGGATTGGGCGGGGCACGTGGTGATGGCTTACGCATTTTTGCATGAGTTCGGGTTGGACGGCGAGATCGGGACGTTCACGGTGGATATGACGTCCAAGCGCGCGAAGGTTTCCCCCGGGCATGAATTGTTATCTTCGAAGCCAGGGGAATGGGAAATCAAAAGTCATCGCTATCCGTTTTGCATCGGCGACGGCGATCCGGCGCAGGACAACAATATCCGTTCGGGGACCATGCTGGTGCCTTTTAACCAGGAGTTGAATCGCCTGACATTGATCGTGAAACATGCCCACGGGAAAAAATATCGCGTGACGTGGGGTGAGGAGTCGAAGCATTTCACTGGTGAACAGTTGAGCAAGGGGATCAACCTCGCCGCGGAGTTCGGCAAAAATCCTTTCTCGGATGCGTTCAATAAAGTGGACCAGGCGGTTGCGGACAAACAGGCTTTTGAAACGAAGGAAATCAAGCAGATGTTTCACGGGCCTGAAGGGAAAGAGGACATGGATGGAACCGCGAAGCGGGGGGAAGACGAGCGGACGCCTCTAGTGGCGGCGGTCAAGGCGGCTTTCGTGCCGGTGACGCACACGATTAAAATCACCGAGGAATAA
- a CDS encoding PVC-type heme-binding CxxCH protein produces MKRFILFAWCFVLVACAAYASNTSPLRVFIRAGVKTHGPDQHDHPRFLKEWTELLNERGAKATGAMDFPTAEQLADTDVLILYAADAGDISPEQRSYLDKFLKRGGGLVVLHDAVCGKDADWFKTVIGGAWAYGHAKFYEGHISLYYQDHEHPITRDASNFEFDDEEYYDLEMMPEAHVLANAYQPDDRNKSDGVVRPSVYDVAPQIWTYEKDNYRAFVSIPGHNYKSFQLPHYRAVLLRGIAWAGKRDADLLVSKEELASLRYPVGGPTAPEEASKKINVPPDFNISLVASEPLIEKPISMDWDAKGRLWIAETPEYPFRKDRSRAPYDRISILEDSHHDGHMDKKSVFCNDLDLVTSLVFYKDGVIVSQAPYILWLRDTHGSGHADEKITLYRGFGTNDTHAVISNLRWGMDGWIYATLGYTRGDIYSGDGKQHFGRVTEGVIRFKPDGSAMEQVSSKGGNTWGVDQAPDGEIFFSQANGSHVNHVVMPESALARGRVGNATSFLNIEDHTRSFPLMSWKQQAYVQIDWVGNFTAAAGCCIYDGGAWPEKYDYTYYVSEPTLNIVHQDYLRAKGVSYVASKDPQRLETEFITSSDLWFRPIHERVGPDGALYVLDFYNQAVVHNDTRGVRADPHSNSANRPDRDHHFGRIWRVQNNDARKLEVPKLSGAKPAKLVEALNHPNEWVRMTALRLLLERNRSDIAPQLQALTQSTQASPITRVHALWLLNDLGVETPAILAAAISSTNEAIAKNGLEMIESAKNKVTADGAVTAAAIGRVNDTNARVRLEAIIAAGELSRRSDDQIKTLVRVYPQLQDSWLESAWLGASASEPQRFIATAVQIADEGDFTTLVGNLAAQMGESQDAAAAAQTVILISSASGVRADGLKQAVLENLARTLKPDAVPSWTPELESALQVLLKSPNRELAMFALPLAARWDTHGALAGQVKPLVVELIAGLNNTSKSEGQRVQIATSLLAARQLDAEILPAVARLLGSANSAAFQRQIIFALGNVSDSSVGAAFTSAYAQIPAELQDVVLNELLKRADWSEALLDAIEANKISLATLGPVTINNLRTHSDHAVAVRANKIIDTLRGPQMKEKNELIAKFTPLVTQPGDPARGKELFTKNCAICHSFNGQGKNVAPDLTGMGAHGPAELIVHVLDPNREVEPNYYAYSIETRDGEIYDGVIARENRNSVTLRNAAGDTEISVANIKTRRNTGRSLMPDGFESLGGDVLRDILAYLCAGDARFRILDLRPAFTEDSRRGMWLAEANSEDALMFKKFGLIKELDVPFEIVNPQKVGNGKNVIVLKGGDGFAKTQPQRVEIPNVNMRAGRLHFLGGVAGWGYPIGEDTLKGVPVVKVTVHFSDQPEEEIILKNGVEYADWIGQQDVPGSQPAGDLVKRGQVRWFTKSFKHEGMIQSITLESFDNQVSPAIVAITAEAGLGQPAAAVEPAAHADFQWQPGTKHVLIVGGGSSHDFNKWYKSVDAATLAASGKFSVNYTDKLDDVLPTLKNVDVLFWTSNQAMDDAALQQGIFDFANAGHGLVLAHPGLWYNWKNWPEYNRVLVGGGAHGHDKYGEFEVDVTQPANPLMANVPATFHVNDELYHSEIDPQATPIEVLAEAKNLATGKTFPSVWIVKHPKARIVGIALGHDGGSHDLAPYKTILQNAVAWAAGE; encoded by the coding sequence ATGAAACGATTTATCCTTTTTGCGTGGTGCTTTGTACTCGTTGCCTGCGCTGCCTACGCCAGCAATACTTCGCCGTTGCGCGTCTTCATACGCGCGGGGGTGAAGACGCACGGACCCGATCAACATGACCATCCGCGTTTTCTCAAGGAGTGGACGGAACTGCTCAACGAACGCGGCGCGAAGGCCACCGGCGCAATGGATTTTCCGACGGCGGAACAACTGGCCGATACCGACGTCCTTATTTTGTACGCGGCTGATGCCGGCGACATTTCTCCCGAACAACGCAGCTATCTCGACAAATTTTTGAAGCGCGGCGGTGGTCTGGTAGTGCTGCACGACGCGGTGTGCGGCAAGGATGCCGATTGGTTTAAGACCGTTATCGGCGGCGCGTGGGCGTACGGCCACGCGAAATTTTATGAGGGCCACATCTCGCTTTATTATCAGGACCACGAGCATCCCATCACGCGCGACGCTTCAAATTTCGAATTTGACGATGAGGAATATTATGACCTGGAAATGATGCCCGAAGCGCATGTCCTTGCGAACGCCTATCAGCCGGACGATCGCAACAAAAGTGATGGTGTCGTACGGCCTTCAGTCTATGACGTGGCTCCGCAAATCTGGACGTACGAAAAAGACAATTATCGCGCGTTCGTTTCCATACCGGGCCACAACTATAAAAGTTTTCAGTTGCCGCACTATCGCGCGGTCCTGCTGCGCGGCATCGCGTGGGCGGGAAAACGCGATGCCGATTTGTTGGTGAGCAAGGAGGAATTGGCCAGCCTGCGTTATCCGGTCGGCGGTCCGACCGCGCCGGAGGAAGCGTCGAAGAAAATTAATGTGCCGCCGGATTTCAACATCAGCCTCGTCGCTTCCGAGCCGCTCATCGAGAAACCGATTTCGATGGATTGGGACGCGAAAGGGCGCCTGTGGATCGCGGAGACGCCGGAGTATCCGTTTCGCAAAGACCGTTCACGTGCGCCGTATGATCGCATTTCGATATTGGAAGATTCGCATCACGACGGGCACATGGACAAGAAGTCGGTTTTTTGCAACGACCTGGACCTGGTCACGAGCCTGGTGTTTTACAAGGACGGTGTGATCGTTTCGCAAGCGCCATATATACTATGGTTGCGCGATACGCACGGCAGCGGCCACGCGGACGAGAAAATCACTTTGTATCGCGGATTTGGCACAAATGACACGCATGCCGTGATCAGCAATCTTCGCTGGGGAATGGATGGGTGGATTTACGCGACGCTCGGCTATACACGTGGGGATATTTATTCGGGCGATGGCAAACAACATTTCGGACGCGTGACGGAGGGTGTGATTCGTTTCAAGCCGGATGGCAGCGCCATGGAACAAGTGAGTTCCAAAGGCGGCAACACCTGGGGCGTGGATCAGGCGCCTGATGGTGAAATCTTTTTTTCGCAGGCGAATGGCAGTCACGTGAACCATGTGGTGATGCCGGAATCCGCGCTGGCGCGAGGACGCGTCGGAAATGCCACCAGTTTTTTAAACATTGAAGACCACACCCGCAGTTTTCCCCTGATGAGTTGGAAGCAGCAGGCGTATGTGCAGATTGATTGGGTGGGAAATTTCACGGCGGCGGCGGGATGCTGTATTTACGACGGTGGCGCATGGCCGGAAAAATATGATTACACCTATTATGTTTCCGAGCCGACGCTCAACATCGTCCATCAGGATTATCTCAGGGCGAAAGGAGTGAGTTACGTCGCCAGCAAAGACCCGCAACGGCTCGAAACGGAATTCATCACCAGTTCCGATTTATGGTTTCGCCCGATTCATGAACGCGTCGGTCCCGATGGCGCGCTCTACGTTTTGGATTTCTACAATCAAGCCGTGGTCCACAATGATACGCGCGGCGTCCGTGCTGATCCGCATAGCAATAGCGCCAACCGACCCGACCGCGACCATCATTTCGGACGCATCTGGCGCGTGCAAAATAACGACGCGCGCAAATTGGAAGTGCCGAAGTTGAGCGGCGCGAAACCCGCCAAGTTGGTAGAGGCGCTTAATCATCCCAACGAATGGGTGCGCATGACCGCGTTGCGGTTGTTGCTCGAACGCAACCGAAGTGACATTGCGCCGCAACTTCAGGCGCTGACACAATCCACTCAAGCTTCTCCGATCACGCGCGTGCATGCGCTTTGGTTGTTGAACGATCTGGGAGTGGAAACGCCAGCGATATTGGCTGCCGCAATTTCTTCGACCAATGAGGCCATCGCCAAAAATGGCTTGGAGATGATCGAGTCCGCAAAAAATAAAGTCACGGCCGACGGGGCCGTGACGGCGGCGGCGATTGGCCGGGTGAATGACACAAATGCGCGCGTGCGATTGGAAGCGATCATCGCGGCGGGCGAACTTTCCAGGCGAAGCGATGACCAGATCAAAACGCTGGTGCGGGTGTATCCGCAGTTGCAGGACTCGTGGCTGGAATCAGCGTGGCTGGGCGCGTCCGCCTCCGAGCCGCAACGGTTCATCGCGACAGCGGTGCAGATTGCGGATGAAGGAGATTTCACCACGCTCGTGGGAAATCTTGCGGCGCAAATGGGCGAGAGCCAGGACGCGGCTGCCGCGGCGCAAACGGTGATTTTGATTTCGAGCGCGAGTGGCGTGCGGGCGGACGGGTTGAAACAAGCGGTACTCGAAAATTTAGCCAGAACTTTGAAACCGGACGCTGTGCCCTCATGGACGCCAGAATTGGAAAGCGCTTTGCAGGTTTTATTGAAGTCGCCAAATCGTGAATTGGCGATGTTTGCGTTGCCGTTGGCGGCGCGCTGGGACACGCACGGCGCGTTGGCCGGCCAAGTCAAACCGCTGGTGGTAGAATTGATCGCCGGATTAAACAACACAAGCAAGTCAGAAGGCCAGCGGGTGCAAATCGCAACGAGTCTTCTGGCGGCGCGGCAGTTGGATGCGGAAATTTTGCCGGCGGTGGCAAGACTTTTGGGTTCGGCAAATTCGGCGGCGTTTCAGCGGCAGATTATTTTCGCGCTCGGCAACGTATCCGATTCGTCCGTCGGCGCGGCCTTCACTTCGGCTTACGCGCAAATCCCAGCGGAATTACAGGATGTGGTGTTGAACGAACTTTTGAAACGCGCCGATTGGTCTGAGGCGTTGCTCGACGCGATTGAAGCGAACAAAATCAGCCTGGCCACACTCGGCCCGGTCACAATTAATAATTTGCGCACGCACAGCGATCACGCGGTCGCGGTGCGCGCGAATAAAATCATTGATACGTTGCGCGGGCCGCAGATGAAGGAGAAGAACGAGTTGATCGCAAAATTTACTCCGCTGGTCACGCAACCGGGCGATCCCGCGCGCGGCAAGGAATTGTTCACGAAAAATTGCGCGATTTGCCACAGTTTTAACGGGCAGGGGAAGAATGTAGCGCCCGACCTTACCGGCATGGGCGCGCATGGCCCGGCGGAATTGATCGTGCATGTGCTCGACCCGAATCGCGAAGTGGAACCGAATTATTATGCTTACAGCATCGAGACGCGCGACGGGGAAATTTATGACGGCGTCATCGCGCGCGAAAATCGAAACAGCGTGACGTTGCGCAACGCGGCGGGTGACACCGAAATCAGCGTCGCAAACATCAAGACGCGCCGCAACACGGGGCGTTCGCTGATGCCGGATGGATTTGAATCGCTCGGCGGCGATGTGTTGCGGGACATACTGGCGTATCTTTGCGCGGGCGACGCGCGGTTCCGCATTTTGGATTTGCGCCCGGCATTTACTGAAGATTCGCGGCGCGGGATGTGGCTGGCCGAGGCGAACAGCGAAGACGCGCTCATGTTCAAAAAGTTCGGGCTGATCAAGGAACTCGACGTGCCGTTTGAAATCGTGAATCCGCAGAAGGTTGGCAATGGCAAAAACGTGATTGTGTTGAAGGGCGGAGATGGTTTTGCGAAAACGCAACCGCAGCGCGTGGAAATTCCGAATGTGAACATGCGCGCGGGGCGATTGCATTTCCTCGGCGGCGTGGCGGGCTGGGGTTATCCGATTGGTGAGGACACGCTCAAGGGTGTGCCGGTGGTGAAAGTGACGGTGCATTTCTCCGATCAACCAGAAGAAGAAATCATTTTGAAAAACGGCGTGGAATATGCCGACTGGATCGGCCAGCAGGATGTCCCGGGTTCGCAGCCGGCGGGTGATTTGGTGAAGCGCGGGCAGGTGCGGTGGTTTACTAAATCGTTCAAGCACGAGGGAATGATCCAGTCCATCACTTTGGAAAGTTTCGATAATCAAGTATCACCGGCAATCGTCGCGATCACGGCGGAAGCGGGATTGGGGCAACCCGCCGCAGCGGTGGAACCGGCGGCGCATGCCGATTTTCAATGGCAACCGGGGACGAAACACGTCTTGATCGTGGGCGGTGGAAGTTCGCACGACTTTAATAAATGGTACAAATCGGTGGATGCGGCGACGCTGGCGGCATCGGGCAAATTTTCCGTCAATTATACGGACAAGCTGGACGACGTGCTGCCGACGTTGAAAAATGTGGATGTGTTGTTTTGGACGAGCAATCAGGCGATGGATGACGCGGCGTTGCAACAAGGAATTTTTGATTTTGCGAATGCCGGTCATGGGTTGGTGCTGGCGCATCCAGGGCTTTGGTATAATTGGAAAAATTGGCCGGAATACAATCGGGTGCTGGTGGGCGGTGGCGCGCATGGCCACGACAAATATGGCGAGTTTGAAGTGGATGTGACTCAACCCGCGAATCCGCTGATGGCGAATGTGCCGGCAACCTTTCATGTGAATGACGAGTTGTATCATTCCGAAATTGATCCGCAGGCGACGCCGATCGAGGTGCTGGCGGAGGCAAAAAATCTGGCGACGGGAAAGACTTTTCCATCGGTGTGGATTGTGAAACATCCAAAAGCGCGGATCGTTGGAATTGCGCTCGGGCATGATGGCGGGTCGCATGATCTCGCGCCGTATAAAACGATTCTGCAAAATGCCGTCGCGTGGGCGGCGGGGGAATGA